Proteins co-encoded in one Arachis stenosperma cultivar V10309 chromosome 7, arast.V10309.gnm1.PFL2, whole genome shotgun sequence genomic window:
- the LOC130941764 gene encoding UNC93-like protein 1, producing MVLNNVDEESSRKSKASSMVRYNSALGQIMMIGVVCFCCPGMFNALSGMGGGGQVDHTASNNSLTALYTAFAVFGVLGGGIYNILGPHLTLFAGCSTYVVYAGSFLYYNHHKHQAFAVVAGALLGVGAGLLWAAQGAIMTSYPPSNRKGTYISIFWSIFNMGGVIGGLIPFILNYHRSEAASVNDGTYIAFMCFMSLGTLLSLAILPASKVVRDDGTKCSSIMYSNVSTECFEILKLFLNWKMLLIVPAAWSSNFFYTYQFNNVNGALFNLRTRGLNNVFYWGAQMLGSVGIGHIMDFSFKSRRKRGIVGISLVALLGSAIWIGGLINQIKYSSNNNGLTEKLDFKDSGSRFAGPFVLYFCFGLLDAIFQSMVYWVIGALADDSEILSRYTGFYKGIQSAGAAVAWQVDTHKVSPMSQLIVNWVLTTVSYPLLLTVVILAVKDDHKDENNNAQKT from the exons ATGGTTCTCAACAATGTTGATGAAGAATCAAGCAGAAAATCAAAAGCGTCATCAATGGTAAGGTACAACTCAGCATTGGGTCAGATAATGATGATTGGGGTAGTATGCTTTTGTTGCCCTGGAATGTTCAATGCACTATCAGGGATGGGTGGTGGAGGCCAAGTTGACCACACTGCCTCCAACAACTCCCTCACGGCGCTCTACACAGCCTTTGCCGTCTTCGGCGTCCTCGGCGGTGGCATCTACAACATCCTTGGACCTCACCTTACGCTCTTCGCAGGTTGTTCCACCTATGTTGTTTACGCGGGTTCGTTCCTCTACTATAACCATCACAAGCACCAAGCGTTTGCGGTTGTTGCTGGTGCACTCCTTGGTGTTGGTGCTGGTCTTCTTTGGGCTGCACAAG GTGCTATAATGACATCTTACCCTCCATCAAACAGAAAAGGGACTTACATATCAATTTTCTGGAGCATATTCAACATGGGGGGTGTAATTGGTGGCTTGATTCCTTTTATATTGAACTACCATCGCAGTGAAGCTGCTTCTGTCAATGATGGAACCTACATAGCCTTCATGTGCTTCATGTCATTGGGGACACTCTTGTCTTTGGCTATTTTGCCTGCAAGTAAG GTTGTGCGCGACGATGGGACAAAGTGTAGCAGCATCATGTACTCAAATGTGTCCACCGAATGCTTTGAGATTCTCAAGTTGTTCCTCAATTGGAAGATGCTTCTAATTGTTCCTGCTGCATGGTCAAGCAATTTCTTCTACACCTACCAGTTCAACAATGTCAATGGGGCATTGTTCAATTTGAGGACTAGGGGTTTGAACAATGTGTTCTATTGGGGTGCACAAATGTTGGGGTCAGTTGGGATTGGACACATAATGGATTTCAGCTTCAAGAGCAGAAGGAAGAGGGGTATTGTGGGAATTTCATTGGTTGCTCTTCTTGGGTCTGCTATTTGGATTGGTGGACTCATCAATCAGATCAAGTACTCTTCAAATAATAATGGTTTGACCGAAAAGTTGGATTTTAAGGACTCAGGGTCAAGATTTGCTGGTCCTTTTGTATTGTatttttgttttggtttgcttgaTGCCATCTTCCAAAGTATGGTTTATTGGGTCATTGGAGCGCTTGCTGATGATTCTGAGATTCTTAGCAG ATACACAGGGTTCTACAAAGGAATACAAAGTGCAGGAGCTGCAGTTGCTTGGCAAGTTGACACACACAAGGTGTCTCCAATGTCTCAATTGATTGTGAACTGGGTTCTCACTACAGTAAGCTATCCATTACTTCTAACTGTAGTCATCTTAGCTGTGAAAGATGACCATAAGGATGAAAATAACAATGCTCAAAAAACATAA